One Trichosurus vulpecula isolate mTriVul1 chromosome 7, mTriVul1.pri, whole genome shotgun sequence genomic region harbors:
- the HES6 gene encoding transcription cofactor HES-6: MAPSFRPSRIRSGREEDDFWEAKGDRKARKPLVEKKRRARINESLQELRLILADAEFQMKMENAEVLELTVKRVQGVLQSRSLESDKLHREASERFTAGYIQCMHEVHTFVSTCPGIDAAIAAELLNHLLESMPLNEGASFQALLGDVLGEAAATGPGSSLWSGGDGLGSPGGPLSPLPSPLSLSPSEDICSDLEEASEVELSQVAQFLCIPRGLASSAVSKCMWRPW; the protein is encoded by the exons ATGGCTCCGTCTTTCCGGCCCAGCCGAATCCGCTCCGGGCGGGAGGAGGATGATTTCTGGGAGGCGAAGGGAGACCGAAAG gcCAGGAAGCCGCTGGTAGAGAAGAAGCGGAGAGCCCGGATAAACGAGAGTCTACAAGAGCTGCGCTTGATCCTGGCTGACGCCGAG TTTCAGATGAAGATGGAGAACGCCGAGGTGCTCGAGCTCACCGTGAAGCGGGTGCAAGGCGTCCTTCAGAGCCGGTCGCTGG AATCGGACAAACTCCACCGGGAGGCCAGTGAACGCTTTACGGCTGGATACATTCAGTGCATGCATGAGGTGCATACCTTCGTCTCCACCTGCCCGGGCATCGATGCCGCCATTGCTGCTGAGCTCCTCAACCACCTGCTGGAGTCCATGCCCCTCAACGAAGGTGCCAGCTTCCAAGCCCTGCTCGGAGATGTTCTGGGGGAGGCTGCGGCAACCGGACCTGGGAGCAGCCTGTGGTCCGGGGGAGATGGCCTGGGCTCCCCTGGGGGCCCCTTGTCCCCACTACCCAGCCCTCTGTCCTTGTCACCTAGTGAGGACATTTGCTCTGACCTAGAAGAGGCCTCTGAGGTGGAACTGAGCCAGGTGGCCCAGTTCCTCTGCATCCCCAGAGGCCTGGCTTCCTCTGCTGTTTCCAAGTGCATGTGGAGACCTTGGTGA